TCTAGGACATCAAAGTACGACTGGCTGATACCACCGCGGACGGTATCATCCGAGGCAGTCCATATGTGCTTGTCCCATGGGCTGAAAAGAGCCAGGGCAGTGACGACGACTTGGGGGATATACATCTTGGACTGGAAAAGAGAGAGTAACGAATGTGAAGAGTTTGGACCGGTTATTGACTGCTAGAGGAGAGAATAACATCTTCTTATGTATTTGAGTAACCTTTGCCAAGTTCAGCCTTGTAATCTCCGTCATAAGACATGAGCCCAAATCAATCACACATCAGCTCACTGCATTAGTCTGTTTTGACCACTCGTATTTCCACCGTCTCAGAAAATAACCATAAACTCTATTCAGAGAGATCAACGTTACTAATATTGTGTCACTAGCCCTAATGAACCGAAAAGATTGTTCGATGCCAATTTCCAGGGTCATTTTAATCTCCGCAATGTGAGACCTAGAATGAGTGTTGTTCGGAGACAGGCCAATTACTGACCACGGTAGTAATAACTGTGAGGTTGGAGTGCCAAAGATTGGCTTGGCAAGGGCTAAAATATTCTGTGCTGGAATGTGTCGGAATGGAGGTTGGAGTCTGGACGGAAGGTAAGCTTAAAAGCTAATTCCCCAGCCATTTGTCCATGTCTTAGATTTCATCCCTCGTAATCGATTGAGTATGAAACTAATAATGTCTAAGATGACCTTGTTGGGAATGGTACGCATACTGGGATATCCACATCACGAAACTTTGCCATTTGGAGAGCATGGGATTGTCCATCAAGGTTCGATCCCTCAAAGCCTCCCCGACCACCGACTAACGGTCTGTACAATCATGCAGATTCACAGGTTGGCGATGTTGTAATTGGTTGTCTCACCCAAAATGATACTGTCGAATGGTAGGTACATACCCTAGCCCCGACTTGACTTGCTAGTACCCAGCTGAACCGTATCCCTTGCCATGCAGGCCGTACAAAGCCTGAAAACAGGGTCTAGCCTGTCCATCCCTGATGAACCGTAATCTTGAACAATCATTGGCAGTTTTTAGAGTCCAACATGACTAAGAGAAAAGTCATTGAAGGCCAGAATTATTTGAATATTTCCCTTTTCCTGTGAAGGAAACATCGCATGTCCAGCAAAACTACATCTCGATCTACTGATGGGTAACACTCTGTTCAGTCAAGGTTGACTGTTACCGTGGTTAAGAGATTCACTTTGATTTTTCTCATTCCGTTCAAATGATCGACCAACGCTCATATCCTCAGCCGTGCGCCACTGTAAGACGGTGTCAGATGGGGAAGCCATATTCTCAGTCATCCTGGAATATCAAGCATGGAGTGACAAAAGGCCATGATCTCTCGCCAGGCGCAATAATGAGAACAAAGGATGCGTGAGTCTTCTCAGAAGGCTCAACTAACAGATCTCAAAGTCGCCGTTGAAGAATTTGAAAAAAGGATAGCTGTCAGAGATTGTTTATAAAGCTCTCAATGGGATTGATTTCCTGAAACTTGTTATTGTCGGGTGAAACATTAACGCTAGACACTTGCTGACCAGTATAGACAAGATCAAAATCAGCGGCAAAACGTAGCAAATGGTCTAAGAGAAAGATAAATGACGCTGTAGAAGTATTGCGTGCTATGAAAACCTGCTAGTCTACTCTTCAATCTCGGTCAAGTCGACCACAGGGTTACCTCTCAAGTGTTGACGGTTTGTTCAAGTGAGTACTTTCATCACTGCCTCCATTTACCTACCGTTAGTGTCGTGGGTATTCAGAAGATTAAGACGCTGCTACTTCATATCGATCGGGCGCCTGTGTCTTCTTTGCAGGTTTCAAGTTTCTGATTATATAAGAATGTCTCAGTGTTGGTCTGGCGATTCGCACAAGCTTTACAACTGGAGATCAGGAGCAAGGATTCATCTACGCCCTACAGGGCTGACACGCTGTGAAATGACCGGATAAATACCCGATTTTCTTACGACTTCTCTGACCCTCGTATCAGACGATGGAAAGCTGAAGTGGCCAGCGGAGCAGTTCCCAATCAGCGATGGGTTACATTGAAAGACGAGTCTAGACCACGGATCGAACTGAAAGATATGACCAGATTCAGCGATAGAGTCTCTAAAATGCCTTGGCGTAATCCGCTACGGTTGCAAGTGCCAGGGTGGGAGTTTGGAACAACCAATTAGTCTGACATTGTCATCTATAGAGACAAGGATGATGGAGTATTTGCAAAGCTGAGTAGCAATAATGATAGGCAGCAAGGTTCAGCAAAAATATCAATAGCAGCTGAATCGCATTTCCTCTGTCGGTGTCGATTTTCCCCCGCACTCTAGTCATCATGACAACCACCAAACGTTTGCTCTTCTTCACAAACAGTGATTATAGCCAAGCCAACGTTGTTCTTGCGACAGCACATTCAATCGGCCTTGCCAATCCAGATATCAAAATACATATCGCCTTATTCTAGGAATTAGAGGCAGGTGCCGGCGATGCTTCTACATTCATGCAAGCGTCAGCATCTAAGCAGAAACTACCAACCCTAAAAGCCTTCATCTTCCATAAAATTAAGGGGATCAGTTAAGGACTAGCTACAAAGCGCCCAGGGACGTCAATCTTCGATACGCTGGAATTAACCCCAGGATTTATTAACTTGGCTAAAGGTGTAGCTACGTTACCTACTGTTATAGTTCCTTGGACTCCGGAGGAGTATATGAAGATCTATTGGAATATACAAAGGATCTACGATAAAGTTAATCCAGATTTGACCATCATTAAGCCTCTGTATACACATAGTTTAACATTCTGTAATTATCGAGGTGTAAAGTAGATGGTCCTTTCTCCAAATACGATCAAAGAGTTTACAGTTCCTCTTCAACCGAAGCTAGCTACGTTATAGAAATACCCAATGTAAGTTGTGAATCTAGAAAATTAATGATCCCAAACTCATTGTCTAGGGCTTGCTCAGCACTACCGTATCCTATACCTTGGAGTCTCATCCCAGCAAATATCGCTTTTAGCTTGGTAGCTGGCTATACACTACTCACAAACACACGCTTGAAGCTTACAACCGAAATCCTACACCAAAAGGTGAATCAGTCTATTCAGCTTATGACCATGATGGAACTCGGCGTCCTGAAACCGGCACCGGCAACTCTACCCATTCTTGTCGCCAACAGTCCCGACATTGAATACCCATTCGCTGTGATACCTCCACAACTCACATCGTGCGGCCCCATCGTACGCGCAGCACTACACATAGGAGAGGTTGACCCAAATTTAGCCGCGTGGCTTAATCGAGGACTAACTATCTATATCAATCTAGGCACACATCACAAGTCAAGTCCTGATGAAGCATATAAGATAGCAAAGGCGTTAAAGAAGGtctttaagaataataatatataggaGGTAAAAGAGAGACTACTttaaattctatagaaattaaaaagaattatttttattttgtatttaataatttttaaaatataaattttaaagtatatatttaaaattaatttataaaaaaatataatttttaaatttaaatattaatataaattttatttaaaaatatatattataatttataaaattaaaattataataattattataaaaatttttattttttttaaaaattaattattaaatatttttttattaatattaatattaatattaataaaattatataattatataattatataattattatataaaataataaattttaaaatttttattaattttaattatttatttatttatttttttaatatataattataagattatttttaccttttttaattttattaaaaattatttataatactttatctatctatataaattaaagaattatatatagtttctcttaaaataaagtttttaatataaatataattaataaagtaattatttaaactctataatattaataataaataaaaaaagcttctattaaactatataaataataataatttctttcttttttaatcttaattaattatttaaaatatctatagaattaattaattttaatcctttataataccttattaactacttttataagtcttatataatataatactaactattatctttaaactaagacttattaataataattacttttttaatcttaatattaagactattaagaaaTCTATTAAAtcctataaaaatatagtaatattaaaagagttatatataaaggctattaacctttatataattaagaaaataaatagctttattaaagttaaactaatagcctttaattataagctctatcttttatatataaagagttaaaaattaaaaataatattaaaaagtctatataggcttaagaaaaagcttattaaaaggctaattataaatttattatatatataagaagaatttctagataaaattaatatatataatagtaagtatttatatattaattagtttaaataattaaaaaggtaagtaatagttataattaaggcctttaagttataaaggtaataagtagagttaatagtaattagataagtaataaaaaagttaagtttataaaattaaagttaatattaataaagcttaaaactaaaagcttaatataaattatctagctatataaccttttaactttactttataaaattctattaatatattattaattagtttattaattaagttaattatttattaaattaaaaaattatttataaaaatttaatttttataattaattttatttttataaaaaaaattaattaaaattatttaatatttttttttattttaaaaataatttttttaataatatttaaaattaaaatattattaatataaataataattaaattattatttttattatttttaattataatatttttaattatataattaattattaaattaataaatttaaatttaaatttttattatataaaaaaacttttttttaaaaattttttataatatttaaaaaaatatattattaatatattaaaaataaaatattttaaataaaattattttttaatttttaaaataatttttaataaaagaaattattaataatttataaaatatttaataaaaataatattattttataaaaatttattaaattaaaatttattatattaaaaatcttataaaattaaaaattaaaaaacttttaaaaaaaaaaagatttataataaatattataatttttaatataataaaatttaatataataaaaaagaattataaataaaaaaaatattttataatataatttatatttattatattaaattttattatattaaaagctataatattaattataagcttttttctttttcttttaaaattttcttttttaattttatagaattcttaatataataaattctaatttaataaactttttaataatattacttttattaaataccttataagttattaataatttattttccttattaaagattattttaaagattaaaaagtaactttatttaaagtattttaccttttaatatattaaaattatatttcttttaaattttataaaaagcctttaaagcctttttttttttatataataaaaatttatattttaatttattaacttaataattaattatataattaaaattattataattaaaaataataaaaataataatttaattattatttatattaataatattttaactctaggtattaataagagtattatattaaaaataaataaaactattaaataactttattaaatatttttctttaaaaataaaattaattataaagactaagttcttataaataattccttagtttaatatatagctagggttaataaagactttaaagtttattattttatatagtaattttattaatattaatattaataaaaatatatttaataattaatctttaaaaagaataaaagcttttatagtaattattataattttaactttataaattataatatatacctttagattaaacttatattaatatttaagtttaaaaattatatttttttataaattaattttaaatatatactttaagacttatactttaaaaattacttaataaaaaatataatttatatattaataaataaatttaaataattaatatattataaatatatattaaataaaataaagtatatattataaattaatttattattaaattaaagtttataattaaattataaagtattatatactttataaattatagtaaaataaattCCTTCTATAAAggtttataatacttattaaattgAAATTTCAGATCTATCTACTTATAAGTTTTACAGTGCTAGTATCCTACAGGTTCTATTACCCACTTAGACAGATTGCTATAACTTTGCTAACTGGGTTGAACTTCTTGGCATTGGCCATTGAGGGAACAAGAGAGCCAAGCCGCGATGGGAGGAAGGTGAACTATATAACGCTGTTATAGACACGATTTTCGGGACGGAATCAGTCCAGATACAAAAGACGGCTAGGGAAGTTGCTGTACGTCATCCAGAGTGGGAAGGTCGACAAAAGGCAGCCAAAGAGATACTCAACTACTTGACATGCGCGGACTAGGATTTCTGGGAGAGCCGACGGCAGTGGTCATGGAGGTGAGATAGCTTGAAGCAAGGATTCACGTATTAATACCAGTTATGTATTCTTTCAAGGTTCAGCATTCCTTACTAGAAGCGACTTCAAAGTTCACGCAACCACTCGAAGATAAGAACCAAGATATAAGTTTTCGCACTGTAACCGTGTAGGTCATACTGTGCACTCTGGAGAgcaataataataataatgaTACCTTCACTCTTGGCCATGCTGGCAAAGGTACTGATGACTTCTTCATCGGGTATCGCCGCAACAGTTATTCGCCCATCTTTATGCAACATTGCCATCTCAGGTCCAACTCTAGGATATACCAACCCAGAAGCCGCCGATGGGACCGAAGCAGGAAGTCCCTCTTCTTTCTGTATAACAAGAGTCCTTGCATCATGTAAAGTTCCGGGCTTGCTATAGAGTGACGTAGCAGCATGATCGCCCAGGCTATCAGATCCACGGAGCGTTTCGACTACGTGCAACTTGACGTCCTTGTCTTCGATGAAAGCCGAGTACATAACTACCCATTACATTAGATTCTAGATAAAATTGACAATGGAGTTGCAGAAATAATCCTCATTCTGCAGATACATAACATGTCCCGAATCGGGCACAGTAACAACCTTGACATTCTCCTCCATACCCTTTTCCTTCGCAACGTTGCTAACAATCTCAGTCATCATGTCAACAAACGGATTAATCCTCACATCGTTCTCTCCCTTGACAAGCATAATCTTCATATCATTCTCCATCAAGTCAGGAACCATGGGTCGCATATCAAAGTCGTCGTTCTTCTGTAGCGTCATCATTGCTCGCCATGCGTCCATACTCAATGGAGAACTGGCAAGCTTAAGCCTCTCATCCTGTTCCGGGTTTGCATCAAGCCATTCTTTACTCGCCCAACCGTAGTGCATGCGTCGGATGGCATTAGTTGTAGATCCATCTTTCTCAACATCATTACGCATTTTGTCAATTTGCTCCAGTGACATAATCCCAAGTGCACTAAGAGACGCAGGTGGACAACCGCAGTATACCAAGTTCTGGATGAGCCCTGGGTGCCGACGCGCCATGTAGACCCCACTGGCTGCGCCGAGTGATAAGCCGATCCAGGCATGGATGGAATCGATTCTCATAACGCGCAGTAATTCGTCAATACCATCGATCATCTCGTCAAAGCTCACATTGTTGACGTCTTCCAGTGCACTACTGCGTCCATGGCCTGGATGATCATAGCTTAGAACACTGAAACCCGAAGCGGCGAGTCGTTCCGCAATGGGTTCGGAAAGCGAGATGTCTGTGCCAAAACTGTTTGATAGGATGATCCATGGGTCATTTGGTGATTTCTCGTGCACTGAGTGGGTTATTTTACAACCCGACGGTAGTGTTGCGCATTGGATAGACGCCGGGAGAGAAGCCATCAGGGTGGAGGTAATGAGATAGTAACAGTAAGTCGTAATATGAGAGGGAAGGATGTGCACTTGAGGTTTATATTCAACGGATCAAGAGTTGTTTTATATTCCTCTCTGAGAACCATCTCTGCTTTCATTGTCGAGGGTGTATCAGATCATGAGTGGTCAAGATCGGAAATCTCCGCTTACTTCTTCTTGACACGTCACAGGGATTGCATACCCTGCTACTCATGCTTACTTGTAGTCTCATTCCGATACCAGATAGGTCGGCTTATTTGTAGCTTAATGTGCATGATCTGGACATCGAATCATCGTAAGGAGCTAGCAACCAACAGCCAATATGACGTGAGCTCACCAGCAGTGGTACTGGGAAGTATCCGAGAATCTATCCGGAATTTTAGGGTCATTAGTACCACACATCATCACGGCAGGTCAAATttacaaaagaaaagacaattTATGTTTTAGTGCGTGGCTATAGAACTAAATAGAACTTAAATTGCAGTCAAGCACCCACGAAGATGATCCTCAACCAATCCTGCACGAGACAAAGGCGCCAGCATTCCAACATACCCATCAGGTCTGACAACAGCAATGACTCCATCATCCTTGGACACCCCAAGCGTCTCATACGCATCCTCCTTTCTAGCCAATCCGTACACTCGCATCTCAGCAAGCTTCTTGACTCCTGCAGGGATATCGGTCCACTCGAAGCGTGTGGTCAATGGGTGAATGACAACAAGGTTGATGGTTCCTTGAGGGAACTTGCTGATGATTTCGACCGATGATTGTAAAGCCAATTGCGATGCACCGGATTTATCGAGTAAGTCTTTGCTAGCAAAGACAAGTAGATAGTAGCGACCAGTGGGTGGCATTTCTGTAGTCATGTTAGCCTATACACGACCTCCATTTTCATGTACACATACCGTCTTGCAGATGTCTATGTGTTGCGTCTGCATAACGCTTCACCTCGACATCGAGAAGTCGTCGACCCGGAGTCAAGGCACCAGATAGAGGGTCTCCTCGGAACAAACCGTTCTGTGACTCTTCATCCAGAGTCTGAACAAGTCTTCCGGGCTTGTATTGAAGTCCACAGCCACTCGTAAATCCGCTGCCTTCGCTAAATACGCGAAGGAACTCTTCATGGGTCAACCCAGATGTCTCGGCATCTGCTGAACCAATGCGACCGGAGAACATGTGCGAGAATTTTGTGTCAAACTCGATGAGCTGTCGAGCTACATCCATACGTTCTGGTGAAAATGTTTCGAGTATAGGATCTGCTGAGCCTGGTGGGCATGCAGGGGTAAGTCCATGGAGGCTGTGGACGAGCTTCCAAGCTAGGTTGAATGAATCCATCATCGACACATTCATCCCTTGACCGGCCTTGGGACTATGTGTGTGGCAGGCTTTGAAACATTAGCATATAGTCGATATATACATGATTCGATATCACTCACCATCTCCAACGATAAATACTCTTTCAAGACCATCAAAGGTCTTGTCCGAGAAATTAGGTGCCATGCGTTGCCCGATTTGGTACGCAGCCCACCAATCGGGTTCTGTCccctccttgatcttgatctcATAAGGAGCAAAGACAGCTCTCGCTTGCTCAAAGATGTAATCAAGAGTAACAGCACCTCGCCTCTTCTTATCAGCAGACTTCTTGTCCATACCTGCATCCTGAGTCGTTTCCACTTCACCAGGTACTTGAACGTATAACCGAGTAAGATATTCGCCTGTCGCGATCTGTTCTCGCGGGATGATCATGACGGAGCCTGCATCTGAGTGAACAGCAGAGCGATTACGAATGTCGGGAAAGTTTGTGTCGGCGACGAAATCGCACACACCCCAGATGTGATCAGTCGTTTCGCCTTCGAGTTCGAGACCCATGCATTTGCGCACTTTTGAACGTGCGCCGTCTGCACCGATCAGGTACTTTGTTCGAACAGTTTTGTGTTGTGTTGATCCATCGGGTAGGTCATGCTCGTACTTGACCACGATAGGGAACTCGGCATTGGTCTCGTCGACTGTGTACTCCGAAAACCGGTGTGACCTCCTTATCGTTTCGTTGCCTGAATAAAGACGAAGATTTTCTTCTAGAATCCGTTCAATCCGACCTTGGTGGATTGTGACCTCGAATGGAAAGCGAGCTGGGACGTTGACATCTGGTGTGAAGCTTGTTCTCTCGATACCTTTACCGCTGCTCGCAGGATTCCAGAAAGCGACTTCTTCCATGTGACATCCCTCACCAATAAGTTCACTAGCTATTCCCAAACTTTGAAAGACCTCAAGGGTTCGTGGTTGCAGTCCATCTGCTTGGCCCGCCTTTAATGTGCCAGGCTTTGCGTCCAAGCACAGAAGTGAAGAATCCCCAAGGCCATACCTTGCTAAAAGTAGAGTAAGAAAGAGCCCACTCGGCCCAGCCTATACAGTCAGTAAGTTATAAGACAGATCTTTGCGCTCAAGGTGTACTCACGCCTATGACAACAACTTCACGCTGTTCGTCGACGGTATTCGTACAATCTGGCTTTTCAGAAAGTCGAGGTAGTGGAAGAGCGCGTGATGGCAAGATCCTAAGATCTCTCGCCGAGCTGGAAGTTTCTTGGAATACAGGCATGATGTGAATGAGAATCTAGATGATGTTGCAATGAATCGTCGGCATCTTGCAGAATTTAACTACTACGTTTTGGGTCTTGCCAGTAGAAGTGGAGCTGGCGGTTTGACAAAACGCTGACCAAAACTTACAAAACCAACGAGACCCATTTCAGACGCTATTTCCGAATCGCCGATCTTTTGCTGGTTCGGCAATTGAGGACTGCCGAAATTTGTATACATAgttacccgtggattcgacctaacggagaccccactcatagagtgggcggcaaaattctgggacaagggcaaaattctgggacagccggATACCCCGCCCTGTCGGAACTTCATTAGAATCACCCGCCAAATCCAATGAATTCCAATACACACATACGTATAATTCAGTCGACTCTCATTTAtgaagctgcctttttga
This Fusarium poae strain DAOMC 252244 chromosome 3, whole genome shotgun sequence DNA region includes the following protein-coding sequences:
- a CDS encoding hypothetical protein (TransMembrane:1 (o705-722i)), producing MPVFQETSSSARDLRILPSRALPLPRLSEKPDCTNTVDEQREVVVIGAGPSGLFLTLLLARYGLGDSSLLCLDAKPGTLKAGQADGLQPRTLEVFQSLGIASELIGEGCHMEEVAFWNPASSGKGIERTSFTPDVNVPARFPFEVTIHQGRIERILEENLRLYSGNETIRRSHRFSEYTVDETNAEFPIVVKYEHDLPDGSTQHKTVRTKYLIGADGARSKVRKCMGLELEGETTDHIWGVCDFVADTNFPDIRNRSAVHSDAGSVMIIPREQIATGEYLTRLYVQVPGEVETTQDAGMDKKSADKKRRGAVTLDYIFEQARAVFAPYEIKIKEGTEPDWWAAYQIGQRMAPNFSDKTFDGLERVFIVGDACHTHSPKAGQGMNVSMMDSFNLAWKLVHSLHGLTPACPPGSADPILETFSPERMDVARQLIEFDTKFSHMFSGRIGSADAETSGLTHEEFLRVFSEGSGFTSGCGLQYKPGRLVQTLDEESQNGLFRGDPLSGALTPGRRLLDVEVKRYADATHRHLQDEMPPTGRYYLLVFASKDLLDKSGASQLALQSSVEIISKFPQGTINLVVIHPLTTRFEWTDIPAGVKKLAEMRVYGLARKEDAYETLGVSKDDGVIAVVRPDGFSDTSQYHCCFGTDISLSEPIAERLAASGFSVLSYDHPGHGRSSALEDVNNVSFDEMIDGIDELLRVMRIDSIHAWIGLSLGAASGVYMARRHPGLIQNLVYCGCPPASLSALGIMSLEQIDKMRNDVEKDGSTTNAIRRMHYGWASKEWLDANPEQDERLKLASSPLSMDAWRAMMTLQKNDDFDMRPMVPDLMENDMKIMLVKGENDVRINPFVDMMTEIVSNVAKEKGMEENVKVVTVPDSGHVMYLQNEDYFCNSIVNFI